One Acidiferrobacter thiooxydans DNA window includes the following coding sequences:
- a CDS encoding sulfite exporter TauE/SafE family protein — translation MQILTAVVGMSTGLLLGLFGSGGTLIAMPTLHFLLHVPARSAIAMAFGIIAMTAAIATFHYWRRGAVDLRVAALFGLFGIGGAYLGARLGALIPAAIHLTLFATIMYYSAHRLLFSDTRADETSLSSDHPIRIAAYGLGIGTFAGTVGVGGGFLIVPALILLWRLPVKRAVGTSLVAVTANSLAGFAGYATTVAINYPIMAVFATSAVFGTFAGSALHRYLPEKTVKLALGLFLATIATYIIGKTLI, via the coding sequence ATGCAGATTCTGACGGCGGTCGTAGGGATGAGTACCGGCCTCTTGCTGGGCCTTTTTGGCAGCGGCGGCACCTTGATCGCCATGCCCACCCTGCACTTTCTCTTGCACGTGCCGGCACGGAGCGCGATCGCCATGGCGTTCGGCATCATCGCGATGACGGCCGCGATCGCGACCTTCCACTATTGGCGACGCGGGGCGGTCGATCTGCGCGTGGCGGCCCTGTTCGGGCTCTTCGGCATCGGCGGGGCCTACCTGGGCGCGCGCCTAGGGGCGCTGATCCCCGCCGCCATTCACCTGACCCTGTTTGCGACCATCATGTATTATTCGGCCCATCGGCTGCTGTTTAGCGATACGCGGGCCGACGAGACAAGCCTTAGCTCCGACCATCCGATACGCATTGCAGCCTATGGGCTTGGCATCGGGACATTCGCGGGGACCGTGGGTGTCGGCGGCGGCTTTCTCATCGTCCCAGCCTTGATCCTGCTATGGCGACTGCCTGTAAAACGCGCCGTCGGGACCTCGCTCGTGGCGGTGACCGCCAACTCCCTGGCCGGGTTCGCCGGTTATGCCACCACCGTCGCCATCAACTACCCGATCATGGCCGTGTTCGCCACAAGCGCGGTGTTCGGCACCTTTGCCGGCAGCGCCTTGCATAGATACCTGCCCGAAAAGACCGTCAAGCTCGCCCTGGGGCTGTTCCTGGCAACGATCGCAACCTATATCATTGGTAAGACCCTGATCTAG
- a CDS encoding cation diffusion facilitator family transporter — translation MSSLHAHHGHGHHHEAHDHDHGHEAPREGRGLWMSLAMTAAFAVIEAGTGLMAHSLALLSDAGHMLSDTLALALSLFAVWMGRRPPSARHSYGFARTEIIVAFVNGLVLLAVVTAIVIAAVRRLQHPEAVAGGAVMAVAALGILMNGGVVYALSRERHTLNTRSAILHVLGDLLGSAAALVAGAVVYFTGWDPIDPILSLVISGLILYSTVQLLRETLNVLMEGVPSHLDLRAVGRALAEVPGTISVHDLHIWTLSSGTMALSAHVVVDDLDHWRGLLAVMQDLLRERFDIDHVTLQPEVLDVALTHGRPVIPIHPRSS, via the coding sequence ATGAGCAGCCTCCACGCACACCATGGGCACGGGCATCATCACGAGGCCCACGATCATGATCACGGCCATGAGGCCCCGCGCGAAGGCCGCGGTCTGTGGATGTCGCTGGCGATGACCGCGGCCTTCGCGGTGATCGAGGCCGGTACCGGACTCATGGCCCACTCGCTCGCGCTCTTGAGCGATGCCGGTCACATGCTGTCGGACACGCTCGCGCTCGCCTTGTCGCTGTTTGCGGTGTGGATGGGGCGTCGGCCGCCGTCGGCGCGCCACTCCTACGGTTTTGCGCGCACCGAGATCATCGTCGCCTTCGTGAACGGTCTCGTGCTTCTTGCGGTCGTGACCGCGATCGTGATCGCCGCCGTCCGCCGCCTTCAGCACCCGGAAGCGGTGGCCGGCGGGGCGGTGATGGCGGTGGCTGCGCTTGGCATCCTCATGAATGGCGGCGTGGTCTATGCTTTGAGCCGCGAGCGCCACACGCTGAACACCCGTAGCGCGATCCTCCATGTATTGGGGGATCTGCTGGGATCGGCGGCGGCCCTGGTGGCCGGCGCCGTGGTCTACTTCACGGGCTGGGACCCGATCGACCCTATCTTATCGCTCGTGATCTCCGGACTCATCCTGTACTCGACCGTGCAGCTCTTGCGTGAGACCCTCAATGTCCTCATGGAGGGGGTGCCAAGCCACCTCGATCTGCGCGCGGTCGGTCGCGCGCTCGCCGAGGTCCCGGGCACGATATCCGTGCACGATCTGCATATCTGGACCCTGTCATCGGGGACCATGGCATTGTCGGCACATGTGGTAGTGGACGACCTCGATCACTGGCGCGGGCTCCTGGCCGTCATGCAGGATCTTCTGCGCGAGCGCTTCGATATCGATCATGTAACCCTGCAGCCCGAAGTCCTGGACGTAGCCCTCACCCATGGCCGTCCGGTCATCCCCATCCACCCTCGGTCCTCATAA
- a CDS encoding uroporphyrinogen-III synthase, protein MTDLAGLHILVTRPAGQAQGLMDKLAALGARPLHFAAVEIVEPHDIAGLKAVVADLAAFDWAIFISPNAVTRAFNLMQGWGQAWPAKVRMAAIGRGSARELQRLGFRDILVPEGRFDSESLLSMSPLQDMQGKGVVVFRGEGGRELLGDTLAARGARVRYAECYRRAAPSADISGLLRAWARHGLDAVIVTSVEGLHHLYDALGQVGRQWLTKTPLVVVGTRQRDACRALGLQGPLIVAAGADDETLIAALCSWHAGKNPL, encoded by the coding sequence GTGACGGATCTCGCCGGTCTGCACATCCTCGTCACCCGCCCCGCCGGTCAGGCCCAGGGTTTGATGGATAAACTCGCCGCGCTCGGCGCCCGACCCTTGCACTTCGCGGCCGTAGAGATCGTGGAGCCCCACGACATCGCCGGTCTGAAGGCCGTGGTCGCGGATCTCGCCGCCTTCGATTGGGCGATCTTCATAAGCCCCAACGCCGTGACCCGCGCCTTCAATCTCATGCAGGGTTGGGGGCAGGCCTGGCCAGCGAAGGTGCGCATGGCGGCCATCGGCCGTGGCAGCGCTCGCGAGCTGCAACGCCTCGGGTTCCGCGACATCCTGGTCCCCGAAGGGCGATTCGATAGTGAGTCATTGCTCTCGATGAGCCCCTTACAGGATATGCAGGGTAAGGGGGTCGTCGTCTTTCGGGGGGAGGGTGGGCGCGAGCTTTTGGGGGACACCCTTGCCGCCCGGGGGGCGCGCGTACGGTATGCCGAATGCTACCGGCGCGCGGCACCCTCGGCGGACATATCCGGATTGCTGCGCGCCTGGGCCCGCCATGGTCTGGATGCCGTGATCGTGACCAGCGTCGAAGGCCTGCATCACCTTTATGATGCCCTCGGTCAGGTCGGGCGCCAGTGGCTCACCAAGACCCCGCTGGTCGTGGTCGGGACCCGCCAGCGGGACGCCTGCCGGGCCCTGGGTCTTCAGGGACCCCTCATCGTGGCCGCGGGCGCCGACGATGAGACGCTGATCGCCGCGCTGTGTTCCTGGCATGCCGGCAAAAACCCCCTATAA
- the hemC gene encoding hydroxymethylbilane synthase → MTALTLHHFGFSVTTLHLGTRKSALALWQATHVRDRLLALHPDLNVTIVPMTTTGDRQLSGPLTASGGKALFTKELEQGLWEGRIDLAVHSMKDVVAQLPEGLTIGAILEREDPRDALVSALGVSDLGGLPSRARIGTASLRRACQIRHRRPDLRIENLRGNVNSRLARLDAGEYSAIILAAAGLKRLGLTERISGYLPIDVSLPAASQGAIGIECRLTDARTRALIAPLHHPGTAQCVEAERAVTGALEGGCRLPIAAFATLADGQLTLRALVGEPDGSQLLTETHSGPAADLATTARAVVDGLLSQGAGAIIERLLKDGA, encoded by the coding sequence ATGACAGCCCTCACACTCCACCATTTCGGATTCTCCGTGACGACCCTGCACCTCGGAACCCGCAAGAGCGCGCTGGCCCTATGGCAGGCCACTCACGTCCGTGATCGGCTCCTCGCCCTACATCCCGACCTCAACGTCACCATTGTCCCGATGACCACGACAGGTGACCGACAGCTTTCCGGCCCCTTGACGGCCTCCGGTGGCAAGGCCCTGTTCACCAAGGAACTGGAGCAGGGTCTTTGGGAAGGACGTATCGACCTCGCCGTTCATTCCATGAAGGATGTGGTCGCGCAGCTGCCGGAGGGCCTCACCATCGGCGCGATCCTGGAGCGGGAGGATCCGCGCGATGCCCTGGTCTCCGCTCTCGGGGTGTCGGACCTCGGCGGCCTCCCGTCGCGGGCGCGGATCGGGACTGCGAGCCTGCGCCGCGCCTGCCAGATCCGCCATAGGCGGCCGGATCTGCGCATCGAGAACCTGCGCGGAAACGTGAACAGCCGCCTGGCACGGCTCGATGCCGGTGAATACTCGGCAATCATCCTGGCCGCCGCCGGATTGAAGCGCCTGGGGCTCACCGAGCGTATCAGCGGCTACCTGCCGATCGATGTGAGCCTGCCTGCGGCCTCGCAAGGGGCGATCGGGATCGAATGCCGGCTGACGGACGCCCGCACCAGGGCCCTCATAGCGCCCCTGCATCACCCAGGCACGGCGCAGTGCGTGGAGGCGGAACGCGCGGTGACAGGCGCCCTGGAAGGGGGATGCCGGCTCCCGATCGCGGCATTCGCGACGCTCGCAGACGGTCAACTCACCCTGCGCGCCCTGGTTGGCGAGCCCGACGGCAGCCAGCTCTTAACCGAGACCCACTCCGGACCCGCCGCGGATCTCGCGACGACCGCGCGCGCGGTCGTCGATGGCCTGCTCTCCCAGGGGGCGGGCGCCATCATCGAGCGGCTCCTGAAGGACGGGGCGTGA
- a CDS encoding DsrE family protein, producing MMYKMFHSRLVIAWAMLTALTFMAPSYAGMQSHAFANHHVVFQISNGSAQEQELVLANAANVLKYFGPTKVQIEIVAFGPGLRLLLKNNVHSKMIQSLHAEGVEFAACHNTMMKLHLTKADLNPVSHVVPGGVIEIMRRESEGWNYIRP from the coding sequence ATGATGTATAAAATGTTCCATAGCCGGTTAGTCATCGCATGGGCCATGCTGACGGCCCTGACATTCATGGCACCAAGCTATGCCGGCATGCAAAGCCATGCGTTCGCAAACCATCATGTTGTCTTCCAGATCAGCAATGGTTCTGCCCAGGAGCAGGAGCTCGTGCTGGCCAACGCGGCGAACGTCTTGAAGTACTTCGGGCCGACCAAGGTGCAGATCGAGATCGTGGCCTTTGGTCCCGGCCTGCGCCTACTCTTGAAGAATAACGTGCATTCGAAGATGATTCAGAGCCTGCATGCCGAGGGCGTCGAGTTCGCGGCCTGCCATAACACGATGATGAAGCTGCACTTGACGAAGGCCGACCTGAATCCCGTCTCCCATGTGGTTCCGGGTGGCGTGATCGAGATCATGCGCCGAGAGAGCGAGGGTTGGAACTACATCCGCCCCTAA
- a CDS encoding 23S rRNA (adenine(2030)-N(6))-methyltransferase RlmJ, which translates to MNYRHAFHAGSAADVLKHVVLLETLDLVLQKPKPLFVLDTHAGEGLYRLQPEGEADEGIRRLWGRRGEWPILGGYFEAVGRFNGTRLRDYPGSPLLISERLRPEDRLVAVEEASGAHAALQQVLRSPHSQIFLGNGYHALKALLPPRERRGVILIDPPYERVTERSTLLTGLKTALQRFRQGIYLIWYPIKDKRDAERLVAVLSALGDHLCVELLTWPADVKSRLNGSGLLILNPPYGLKKRLGEVVPTLAQILTRDGTPRYRVR; encoded by the coding sequence GTGAATTACCGCCATGCCTTTCATGCCGGATCGGCGGCCGACGTCCTGAAGCATGTCGTACTGCTAGAGACCCTGGATCTGGTCTTGCAAAAGCCCAAGCCGCTCTTTGTGCTCGACACGCATGCCGGCGAGGGTCTCTACCGCCTGCAGCCGGAAGGGGAGGCCGACGAGGGTATCCGCCGCCTGTGGGGACGTCGCGGCGAGTGGCCGATCCTGGGCGGGTATTTTGAGGCGGTGGGGCGCTTCAATGGGACGCGCCTTCGGGACTACCCGGGCTCGCCGCTCCTTATCTCCGAACGCCTGCGGCCGGAGGACCGGTTGGTGGCCGTCGAGGAGGCCAGTGGCGCGCATGCGGCATTGCAGCAGGTGTTGCGGTCCCCGCACAGCCAGATCTTTCTCGGAAACGGCTATCACGCCTTGAAGGCCCTGCTGCCACCCCGGGAGCGCCGCGGGGTGATCCTGATCGACCCCCCCTATGAGCGTGTGACGGAGAGGAGCACCCTACTGACGGGCCTCAAAACCGCCTTGCAGCGTTTCCGTCAGGGGATCTACCTCATATGGTACCCCATCAAAGACAAGCGCGACGCCGAACGCCTGGTGGCGGTCCTGTCGGCCCTCGGCGACCACCTGTGCGTGGAACTGCTCACCTGGCCTGCGGACGTCAAGAGCCGTCTCAACGGCTCGGGCCTGCTCATCCTGAACCCGCCCTACGGCCTCAAAAAAAGATTGGGCGAGGTCGTACCGACCCTCGCCCAGATCCTCACCCGTGACGGGACGCCGCGTTACCGCGTCCGCTAG
- a CDS encoding heme biosynthesis HemY N-terminal domain-containing protein produces MKILSAIVALLVVTVLVTLAAMHNPGYVLIERSPWSVEMPLTLFALLLIVAVILLYALLHVTMRLLRLPKDVGRWRLDRRLRHQQKALHSGLIKFLEGDYAGAEKDLVGDIKTDEVPGIHYLAAACAAQGQGRQERRDEYLTQAQRIPGLALAAGLLQAYLHEAGREYERSLATLNALRISHPGNRMVLRLLAQRARGLRDWTAITQLTPELRRYKVMEPAVIDDLERDAHRHLLLLASHHAQTDTETVWHAIPRAYRQHPALIAIYARSLIRQGANDEAERLLAPALRHEPTDELFAAYGELQGENALRFLSQAEPWLKVSPQSSVLLLALAKLALAANLPGKAREYAERCARQNPPYDFYAELALVMERLGDEPRAREYCRRGLDLQKAKNDNGRPAEPLFLPLP; encoded by the coding sequence ATGAAAATCCTGTCCGCCATCGTCGCCCTGCTCGTGGTCACGGTGCTCGTGACCCTGGCGGCCATGCACAACCCGGGCTATGTCTTGATCGAACGCAGCCCCTGGAGCGTCGAGATGCCGCTCACGCTCTTTGCGTTGCTGCTGATCGTCGCCGTCATCCTGCTCTATGCCCTGCTGCATGTGACCATGCGGCTCCTGCGCCTTCCCAAAGACGTCGGTCGCTGGCGCCTGGACCGACGCCTGCGTCATCAGCAAAAGGCGCTCCATTCCGGTCTGATCAAATTCCTGGAAGGTGATTATGCCGGCGCCGAGAAGGACCTAGTCGGTGACATCAAGACCGATGAGGTGCCGGGGATCCATTATCTGGCGGCGGCATGCGCCGCACAGGGTCAGGGACGCCAGGAGAGGCGCGACGAATACCTCACCCAGGCGCAGCGTATCCCGGGCCTCGCATTGGCCGCCGGCCTCCTTCAGGCCTACCTGCACGAGGCCGGACGTGAATATGAACGCAGTCTCGCCACCCTGAACGCCCTGCGTATCTCACACCCCGGCAACCGCATGGTCTTGCGCCTGCTCGCGCAACGGGCCCGCGGGCTGCGCGACTGGACGGCAATCACCCAACTCACCCCCGAGCTGCGCCGCTATAAGGTCATGGAACCGGCGGTGATCGACGATCTGGAGCGTGATGCCCATCGCCACCTCCTGCTGCTCGCAAGCCACCATGCCCAGACCGACACCGAGACCGTGTGGCACGCCATACCACGGGCCTATCGCCAGCACCCGGCGCTCATCGCCATCTATGCCCGCAGCCTGATCCGCCAGGGCGCCAACGACGAGGCCGAGCGGCTGCTAGCGCCCGCCCTGCGCCATGAACCCACAGACGAGCTATTCGCCGCCTACGGGGAACTACAGGGAGAGAATGCACTGCGCTTCCTGTCGCAGGCCGAGCCCTGGCTCAAGGTCTCGCCGCAGAGCAGCGTCCTGCTGCTCGCGCTCGCGAAGCTGGCGCTTGCCGCCAATCTTCCGGGCAAGGCCCGCGAATACGCCGAGCGCTGCGCGCGCCAGAACCCGCCCTACGACTTCTACGCCGAACTCGCGCTCGTCATGGAACGTCTGGGAGATGAACCGCGCGCGCGGGAATACTGCCGCCGCGGGCTCGACCTCCAGAAGGCGAAAAATGACAACGGCCGCCCTGCGGAACCGCTTTTTCTGCCGCTCCCTTAG
- a CDS encoding uroporphyrinogen-III C-methyltransferase produces MTDETENTNLPAPPPAPRRARSVTGGLALLLSLVTLIGLGYVWYVLSYKAHVVGLDVTSSFQAQSAALVQLDNKIAALSSAQTADRKAVKDLARREASLATNHRPGRHWRVRAAADLLLIANEQLRFQHDIPLALLALRQAQRELRRQGDPRLIPVRRAILQEILQLKALRRQHTSTMALELVALAHSARTLPLALPRTLRATPPVAAKVEPEPFWRRAVYGIWRDFTSLIRIRKEPVHERALLAPKRAYFVRENLELRLYGAQLALLEHRPALVGANLAAASRWINRYFDVKARASQTVLAKLAALQKDTSALKWPDISLSLHLLRKLSRAAS; encoded by the coding sequence ATGACCGACGAAACCGAAAACACGAACCTTCCCGCGCCGCCCCCCGCGCCGCGCCGCGCGCGTTCGGTGACCGGGGGACTGGCGCTGCTCCTGTCGCTCGTGACCCTGATCGGTCTCGGCTATGTCTGGTATGTGCTGTCCTACAAGGCCCATGTCGTGGGCCTGGACGTGACGAGCAGCTTCCAGGCCCAAAGCGCGGCCCTGGTCCAGCTCGACAATAAAATCGCGGCCCTCAGTAGCGCACAGACCGCGGACCGCAAGGCGGTCAAAGACCTGGCGCGGCGCGAGGCTTCGCTCGCCACCAACCACCGCCCGGGGCGCCATTGGCGCGTGCGCGCGGCCGCCGACCTATTGCTCATCGCCAACGAGCAGCTGCGTTTTCAGCACGACATCCCGCTCGCCCTGCTCGCCCTCCGTCAGGCGCAGCGCGAGCTACGCCGCCAGGGCGACCCGCGGCTGATTCCGGTGCGCCGGGCGATCCTGCAGGAAATCCTACAGCTGAAGGCCCTGCGTCGTCAGCATACCTCCACCATGGCGCTCGAGCTCGTGGCCCTCGCCCATAGCGCCCGCACCCTACCGTTGGCCCTGCCGCGCACCCTGCGAGCCACGCCCCCTGTGGCCGCCAAGGTCGAGCCGGAACCGTTCTGGCGGCGCGCCGTCTACGGCATCTGGCGTGATTTCACGAGCCTCATCAGGATTCGCAAGGAACCCGTTCACGAACGCGCTCTGCTCGCACCCAAGCGCGCCTACTTCGTGCGCGAGAACCTGGAACTGCGGCTCTACGGGGCACAGCTTGCGCTGCTCGAGCACCGCCCGGCGCTCGTGGGTGCGAATCTCGCCGCCGCTAGCCGCTGGATCAACCGTTACTTCGACGTAAAGGCGCGCGCCTCGCAGACGGTCTTAGCGAAACTCGCGGCGCTCCAGAAAGACACCAGCGCCTTGAAATGGCCGGATATCTCTCTGTCCCTCCATCTTTTGCGCAAACTGTCGCGCGCGGCCTCATGA
- a CDS encoding nucleotide pyrophosphohydrolase, protein MSSFTDLTERLAQFAKERDWEQFHSPKNLAMALIVEAGELVEPLQWLSEDESRALSDTQRQAVSEEAADVLLYLLRLCDRLGIDLEQAAWAKIAKNAAKYPADKVRGSARKYTDYL, encoded by the coding sequence ATGAGCAGCTTTACCGATCTCACGGAACGTCTTGCGCAATTCGCCAAAGAGCGCGACTGGGAGCAATTTCATTCCCCAAAGAACCTGGCCATGGCGCTCATCGTGGAGGCCGGCGAACTCGTCGAGCCGCTGCAATGGCTGAGCGAGGATGAGAGCCGGGCCCTGTCCGACACGCAACGCCAGGCGGTAAGCGAGGAGGCGGCGGACGTGCTGCTCTACCTGTTGCGTCTTTGCGATCGACTCGGTATCGATCTGGAACAGGCGGCATGGGCCAAGATCGCGAAGAACGCCGCCAAGTATCCTGCCGACAAGGTGCGGGGCAGCGCCCGCAAGTACACGGATTACCTGTGA
- a CDS encoding ArsR/SmtB family transcription factor: MTDAIPPKRLIFEQLARVAKALAQPNRLDLLEALSQGERSVEELARICLLSVANTSHHLQILRDGGFVVPRKSGVQVYYRLSGDEVTTLLSALQRMGERHIAEIEQLVRRHFATIDDLTPIGQDELLRLLRTDQVVVIDVRPESEYRAGHVAGAINIPLDHLSRQLPSLPRDHEIIAYCRGPYCLLAFEAVQALREHGYRARRLQEGFPEWKARHLPLASGTEGPGRQPPPPASRQGPEGHAPLAQKARRGRRNG; this comes from the coding sequence GTGACCGATGCGATACCGCCCAAGCGGCTGATATTCGAACAGCTGGCGCGGGTTGCCAAGGCCCTGGCGCAACCCAACCGCCTCGACCTCCTCGAGGCCTTGAGTCAGGGCGAGCGCAGCGTCGAGGAACTGGCGCGGATCTGCCTGCTGTCGGTCGCCAACACCTCGCATCATCTCCAGATCCTCCGGGATGGCGGTTTCGTGGTGCCGCGCAAGAGCGGGGTACAGGTCTATTACCGGCTGAGCGGCGACGAGGTCACGACGCTGCTGTCGGCATTGCAGCGCATGGGCGAACGTCATATCGCCGAGATCGAGCAGCTGGTGCGCCGGCACTTCGCAACGATCGACGACCTCACGCCGATAGGCCAGGACGAGCTACTGCGGCTCTTGCGCACCGATCAGGTCGTGGTGATCGATGTCCGCCCGGAATCCGAATATCGCGCCGGACATGTCGCAGGCGCCATCAACATCCCCCTGGACCATCTATCCCGACAGCTGCCGAGCCTGCCGAGGGACCACGAGATCATCGCCTACTGCCGGGGCCCCTATTGCCTGCTGGCCTTCGAGGCCGTCCAGGCGCTTCGCGAACACGGCTACCGCGCCCGTCGCCTGCAGGAGGGATTCCCGGAATGGAAGGCGCGCCACTTGCCGCTGGCATCCGGCACGGAAGGACCGGGGCGGCAGCCCCCGCCCCCGGCATCCCGGCAAGGCCCCGAGGGGCACGCCCCCCTCGCACAAAAGGCGCGCCGGGGCCGCCGCAATGGCTAA
- a CDS encoding MFS transporter — translation MAQDNRSLLQALDEAPVSFFHMRAAVTAGMGFFTDAYDLFIIGMALVYLKPEWHLTAGQIGILGSGSLLAAFLGALTLGRLADLIGRKTIYGLEAALMAIGALACAFAPDFTWLLVFRFILGFGIGGDYPMSAVLMSEYSNAKQRGSLVSLVFGMQGLGLVFGPVVALTLEAAGISHDIIWRIMLGLGAIPPLAVLYLRRTMPESPRYKALVRGQSEAAARDMASYSEGQIPSTGQSAGSRLPGGPLRPRTTTLRAFLGNRRNLLMILGTAGSWFLLDYAFYGNVISTPQIIGLLAPHASRLQGTAWALVIFAVAAVPGYLASILLMDRIGHRRLQMIGFAVMAISFGVIALVPDMTHDVLPFLFLYGVSFFFTEFGPNCTTFVIPAEVFPTGGRTTGHGIAAGIGKLGAFAGTFLFPYISRAGGLKGAMMFAAGVSLLGLLLTQMTLPETSGQTLEALSAEADEEPMDDPRLVRTGASR, via the coding sequence ATGGCCCAGGACAATCGCTCGTTACTTCAGGCGCTGGACGAGGCGCCAGTCAGCTTCTTTCATATGCGCGCCGCGGTGACCGCCGGGATGGGTTTTTTCACCGACGCCTATGATCTTTTCATCATCGGCATGGCGCTCGTGTATTTGAAGCCCGAATGGCATCTGACCGCCGGACAGATCGGCATTTTGGGGAGCGGTTCGCTGCTCGCGGCGTTCCTGGGCGCGCTCACCCTGGGGCGTCTGGCCGACCTTATCGGGCGCAAGACGATTTATGGGCTGGAGGCCGCGCTCATGGCCATAGGCGCCTTGGCTTGCGCCTTTGCCCCGGACTTCACGTGGCTGCTCGTGTTTCGCTTTATCCTGGGTTTCGGGATCGGTGGCGACTATCCCATGAGCGCGGTGCTCATGTCCGAGTACAGTAACGCCAAGCAGCGCGGCTCGCTCGTGTCGTTGGTCTTCGGCATGCAGGGCCTTGGGCTTGTGTTTGGGCCGGTGGTTGCCCTTACGCTCGAGGCCGCGGGCATCAGCCATGACATCATCTGGCGGATCATGCTCGGTTTGGGCGCCATCCCGCCGCTTGCGGTCTTGTATCTGCGTCGCACCATGCCCGAGTCCCCACGCTACAAGGCGTTGGTGCGCGGGCAATCGGAGGCCGCGGCCCGCGACATGGCCTCGTATTCCGAGGGACAGATCCCGTCCACCGGCCAGTCCGCCGGGAGCCGTCTACCCGGGGGCCCTCTGCGGCCGCGCACGACGACGCTGCGCGCCTTCCTTGGTAACCGCCGCAATCTGCTCATGATTCTGGGGACCGCCGGCTCCTGGTTCCTGCTCGACTATGCCTTTTACGGCAACGTCATCTCGACCCCCCAGATCATAGGCCTGCTCGCGCCCCACGCGAGCCGCCTGCAGGGCACGGCCTGGGCGCTTGTGATCTTTGCCGTGGCCGCGGTACCCGGCTATCTGGCCTCCATCCTGCTTATGGATCGTATCGGTCATCGCCGCTTGCAGATGATCGGCTTTGCGGTGATGGCGATCAGTTTTGGCGTGATCGCGCTCGTGCCCGACATGACGCACGATGTGCTGCCCTTCCTGTTCTTGTATGGCGTGAGCTTCTTCTTCACCGAGTTCGGACCCAACTGTACGACCTTCGTAATCCCTGCCGAGGTCTTTCCGACTGGCGGACGCACGACCGGCCATGGGATCGCGGCCGGCATCGGAAAGCTGGGCGCCTTTGCCGGCACCTTTCTGTTTCCCTATATCAGTCGCGCGGGGGGCTTGAAGGGCGCGATGATGTTCGCGGCCGGCGTCTCGCTCCTCGGCCTGCTGCTGACCCAGATGACCCTGCCCGAGACCAGCGGTCAGACACTCGAGGCCTTGTCGGCCGAGGCGGACGAGGAACCGATGGACGATCCGCGGCTTGTGCGGACGGGTGCGTCCCGCTAG